TGGGTTGCCCAGGCCACCATAAACTTCGCCGATGACGAAGAGCTCCTGGCGTTGGCCGCGAAGGCCGGCTGCAGCGGCGTCTTTATCGGCTTTGAAACCCCCACGCCGGAAGGGCTCCTGGAACTTGGCAAGAAATTCAATCTTCTAAAAAATCGGGACTTCCGCGCCTCCGTGCGGCGCATACAGCGGCACCGCATTCTGGTCGTGGGTTCCTTTATCATAGGTCTGGACATAGACGAACCGGGCATCGGCATATGCATCGCCGAAGCGGCCAGCCAGTACGGCGTGGACCATCTCAACGCGCTGTTTCTGACACCCTTGCCAGGCACGCGCCTGTGGGACCAGATGAAATCGGAGGGCCGCATCGCCCTCGATCTGTTCCCGGAAGACTGGAAATACTACACGCTGACATTCCCGGTGGCCCGGTATAAGCATTTGTCGCTGGACGACATCCTCCGGGAAAATATCTACTGCAACCGGAAATTCTATTCCATGCCGCGCATTCTGCGCAGGATGTGCAGCAGCGTGTGGCATCGCCGCGAGCCGCTGATCAGCCTGGTGGCCAATCTCTCATACAGGGGCAACAGCCTTATGGATTACAAGGCATACGCGGACTTCAAGCGCCAACAGGGCCACAGGTGGAGTGTCCTAACGACCGGATAATGAGACCGTGATTTTAGCAAACCCGACGGCACTCTGGGAAAGAAGTGCCGGGATGGAATCATGATAACAGCCGCCGCTGCATGTCCTTGGCTCCCTGCCTCGCCCCCGCGTACAGCCGGCGCGCCGTCAGGAGAGGGACTTTTTACGAATCGGGTACAAATCCCGCCACTGCGTAGAACCCATGACATGTACAACTTGCTCGTTAGCGAATGTAACCTGCCCTTTAATTATAGATGGAACCTTTTGGGTGGGGCAGGCTATCCCCTGACTACGGGGACGGACCTCCTGCGAGATATTTTGCGCTGGACGGGATGGAATGAGGGAGTACAATAGACGCAGGAGAAAGGAGGCGATTGAAACGGTCGTCGCGATGTTCGTGGCGGAGCTCGACACGGTGCGCCGCCACACCAGGAGAACGGTCGACGCCCCGTGGCGTCACGCCGTCGAAATGTGGTTACTCCGAGAGAAGATCATCACCGGACTGGCTCAATGCACCCTATCAGACGTCTGTTGACACGATCACCTCTCGTAATCAACTAAACCTGGCTTTTGGCTAATTTGGACAGTAGTGGTAAAGAAGTGTTAGTGACACCACACCAGGGATGGCAGTCATCCCAGCCACCTCGTAAATTGAGAGACCAGATATTACCACGGAGGAAGATTATGCACTCATTTGAGGACATTATTCACTTTCTCAAGAGTACCCCCGTAACCATGTTGCTTGTGATCACTGTTATTCCAAGCAGTGGCGGCCAACCATCTATGCAAGAAAGCAAGTCTCCGCCCACCGGGAGCCAGCCCCGCCTGATCTTTTCAACCTATCTGGGAGGATCAACACCCTGTGACTCTTGCAGCAATGCTCTGACCTTCGCTCAGAACGCCGCCAGCGACACCCAGGGGAACATTTACGTGACAGGCGCCACCCAGGTCTCTGACCTTCCCGTGCTGAACGCCTGGCAACCGACCCCCTGGGCAAGCAGCACGATGTCGGCTTTCGTGGCGAAGTACGAGCCCGCT
The Candidatus Auribacterota bacterium genome window above contains:
- a CDS encoding radical SAM protein, giving the protein YAFGAIQTTRGCPLNCSFCSVTTFNGARYRQRPIPDVVREFQSIRERHVLVVDDNLIGTRPEHIARAKDLFRALAKANLRKKWVAQATINFADDEELLALAAKAGCSGVFIGFETPTPEGLLELGKKFNLLKNRDFRASVRRIQRHRILVVGSFIIGLDIDEPGIGICIAEAASQYGVDHLNALFLTPLPGTRLWDQMKSEGRIALDLFPEDWKYYTLTFPVARYKHLSLDDILRENIYCNRKFYSMPRILRRMCSSVWHRREPLISLVANLSYRGNSLMDYKAYADFKRQQGHRWSVLTTG